The sequence CGTATGGATATATAGACCTTTGAACAGGCATTTTTCAACTCTTTTTCAGAGAGTCCGAAATTTTTCATTCAATCTTCCGGTTGAAAGTTGACAACTGCTCAAGAATTTGTTTAGGCAGCCACACCCGGCCAAAGAAACGATGCCCGAAAGAACGTCACAGCCCCCGGCCACGTGGACCGAGGGCTTCATCGTTTAAAGGCGATACTCTAGCGCGCAGCGTTAATTTGCAGCGTTACTGTGCATCGTCGTTAGTCTCAGCACTGTCGATAGTCTTCGAGTCACCTTCATCGATAGCAATTTTCTTCTTCCCACCGATTGCATCCGGAGTCGGGATGGACACCGTCAGCACACCGTCAGCCAAGTTTGCTTGGATTGCATCAGTGTCTACTCCCTCCGGCAGGGTAACGCGCCGCTGGAAGCTTGAGGAAGACTCACGAACAACATACTTCTTATCCGAATCTTCAGTTCGGCTGTGGCGAGTTGCACTAATGGTTAAGGTGCGACCTTCAACGTCAAGATCAATATCGTCCTTCTTAAAATTAGGCAGG comes from Corynebacterium cystitidis and encodes:
- a CDS encoding Hsp20/alpha crystallin family protein, translated to MADISRWNPFAELNSLQKEFFGDDWTPAFRNVNNMTTDVYTRDGEIVVEAHLPNFKKDDIDLDVEGRTLTISATRHSRTEDSDKKYVVRESSSSFQRRVTLPEGVDTDAIQANLADGVLTVSIPTPDAIGGKKKIAIDEGDSKTIDSAETNDDAQ